A single window of Marinobacter sp. LA51 DNA harbors:
- a CDS encoding YihY/virulence factor BrkB family protein — translation MASFQFRERLQAAEDWILANPNPPSSWPWTWLYKAGRSVYALARDVISGQLTLHAMSLVYTTLLSIVPLLALSFSVLKALGVHQRMEPFLFQFFQPMGPQGIELAEQILGFVDNMKVGVLGSLGLALLVYTVVSLLQKIERSFNMIWRVPDMRSMAQRFSNYLSVIMVGPLLMVSAIGVSATIFSSTFVQTLIEIEPFGSLILVASRFTPFFLVVGAFTFVYIFMPNTRVKLRYAFIGGLVAGVSWQAAGMLFASFVAGSAKYAAIYSSFAIGIILLIWTYLNWMILLLGASLAFYMQNPSSVAKRRQVQLAPELQEKVALALMWMVAKPFTEGEAAPQQEVLEHRLSVPGEVTRGVSDKLIRAGLLSLAGRQGDQLVPGRSLDGISIADVLKVVRRDEDRVVDRLPLDLPFDLLHGEEERLTTPFSELLKTGKTIQQTVKEAEQDPVSQSGG, via the coding sequence GTGGCTTCTTTCCAATTTAGAGAACGGCTTCAGGCGGCAGAAGACTGGATTCTGGCTAATCCCAACCCACCGAGCAGCTGGCCCTGGACCTGGCTTTATAAGGCAGGTCGCTCGGTTTACGCGCTGGCGCGGGATGTTATCAGTGGCCAGTTGACCCTGCATGCCATGAGTTTGGTGTACACCACGTTGCTCAGTATCGTGCCGCTGCTGGCGCTCAGTTTCTCTGTGTTGAAGGCACTGGGTGTTCACCAGCGCATGGAGCCCTTCCTGTTCCAGTTTTTCCAGCCCATGGGACCTCAGGGGATCGAGTTGGCGGAGCAAATCCTGGGGTTTGTCGACAACATGAAGGTGGGCGTGTTGGGGTCTCTGGGCCTGGCGCTGCTGGTCTACACCGTGGTTTCGTTGCTGCAGAAGATCGAGCGTTCGTTCAACATGATCTGGCGGGTGCCGGACATGCGCTCGATGGCGCAGCGGTTCAGTAACTATCTGAGCGTCATTATGGTGGGACCGCTGTTAATGGTGTCGGCCATTGGTGTCAGTGCCACCATCTTCTCCTCTACCTTTGTTCAGACCCTGATCGAGATTGAACCATTCGGCTCCCTGATTCTGGTGGCCAGCCGTTTTACCCCGTTCTTCCTGGTGGTGGGCGCCTTCACCTTTGTCTACATTTTCATGCCGAACACCCGGGTGAAGCTTCGTTATGCCTTTATTGGCGGTCTGGTTGCCGGGGTGTCCTGGCAGGCTGCGGGGATGCTGTTTGCGTCGTTCGTGGCTGGTTCCGCCAAGTACGCCGCCATCTATTCCAGCTTCGCCATTGGTATCATCCTACTGATATGGACTTACCTGAACTGGATGATCCTGCTGTTGGGGGCCAGTCTGGCGTTCTATATGCAGAATCCAAGCTCGGTTGCCAAGCGTCGGCAGGTCCAACTGGCGCCGGAGTTGCAGGAGAAAGTGGCCTTGGCCTTGATGTGGATGGTGGCGAAACCCTTCACAGAGGGTGAAGCCGCGCCTCAACAGGAGGTGCTCGAGCATCGCTTGAGTGTGCCCGGCGAGGTGACTCGGGGCGTGAGTGACAAGCTGATTCGAGCCGGGTTGCTGTCGCTAGCGGGGCGTCAGGGTGACCAGCTGGTTCCTGGCCGGTCGCTTGATGGCATTTCGATTGCCGACGTGCTCAAGGTGGTTCGTCGCGACGAGGATCGGGTGGTGGACCGGTTGCCGCTTGACCTGCCTTTTGACCTGCTGCATGGCGAGGAAGAGCGATTGACTACGCCCTTCTCCGAGTTGCTTAAAACCGGTAAGACTATTCAGCAAACCGTTAAGGAAGCGGAGCAGGATCCGGTGTCACAGTCGGGCGGGTGA
- a CDS encoding PrkA family serine protein kinase, producing the protein MTIMQHFKNRYESTQEEEFTLEEYLEICKKDPTAYATAAERMLIAIGEPELVDTSRDHRLSRIFSNKVIKRYPEFSEFYGMEEAVENIVSFFRHAAQGLEEKKQILYLLGPVGGGKSSLAEKLKALMQKVPFYAIKGSPVNESPLGLFDPAEDAQILEEEYGIPSRYLQNIISPWAVKRLHEFGGDISQFKVVKRYPSVLDQVGVSKTEPGDDNNQDISALVGKVNIRMLEDFSQDDADAYSFSGGLCKANQGLLEFVEMFKAPIKVLHPLLTATQEGNYNTTEGMGSVPFDGVILAHSNESEWQTFRNNKHNEAFLDRVYIVKVPYCVRVTEEIEIYKKLLKNSSLSGAPCAPDTLDMLAQFSVLSRIKEPENSSIFSKMRVYDGQNIKDTDPKAKSIQEYRDSAGVNEGMDGLSTRFAFKILSKVFNFDTAEVAANPVHLLYVIEKQIEQEQYTPEVQERYLRFIKEFLAPHYVQFIGKEIQTAYLESYSEYGQNLFDRYVTYADFWIQDQEYRDPETGEILDRSSINDELEKIEKPAGISNPKDFRNEVVNFVLRARANNQGRNPSWLSYEKLRSVIEKKMFSNTEDLLPVISFNPKASQEDQKKHKQFVERMVDRGYTEKQVRLLAEWYLRVRKSH; encoded by the coding sequence ATGACCATCATGCAGCACTTTAAAAACAGGTATGAGAGTACTCAGGAAGAAGAGTTTACCCTGGAGGAATACCTGGAGATCTGCAAAAAGGACCCAACGGCCTATGCCACGGCCGCTGAGCGAATGTTAATTGCCATTGGCGAGCCAGAACTTGTCGACACCTCCCGTGACCATCGCCTGTCACGCATCTTCTCCAACAAGGTTATCAAGCGATACCCTGAATTCTCCGAGTTCTACGGCATGGAAGAAGCCGTGGAAAATATCGTGTCCTTCTTCCGCCATGCCGCCCAAGGCCTGGAAGAGAAGAAACAGATCCTGTATCTGCTCGGCCCGGTTGGCGGCGGTAAATCGTCCCTGGCGGAAAAACTCAAAGCCCTGATGCAGAAGGTGCCCTTCTACGCCATCAAGGGTTCGCCGGTGAACGAATCGCCCCTTGGGTTGTTTGACCCCGCGGAGGACGCCCAGATTCTGGAGGAAGAATACGGCATCCCCTCCCGCTACCTGCAAAACATTATTTCGCCTTGGGCGGTCAAGCGGCTGCACGAATTCGGCGGCGACATCAGCCAGTTCAAGGTTGTAAAAAGATATCCCTCGGTACTGGACCAGGTTGGGGTCTCCAAGACCGAGCCTGGTGACGACAACAACCAGGACATCTCTGCCCTGGTGGGTAAGGTTAACATCCGCATGCTGGAGGACTTCTCCCAGGACGACGCCGACGCCTACAGTTTCAGCGGCGGCCTGTGCAAAGCCAACCAGGGCCTGCTGGAATTCGTGGAGATGTTCAAGGCACCGATCAAAGTGCTGCACCCGCTGCTGACCGCGACTCAGGAAGGCAACTACAACACCACCGAAGGCATGGGCTCAGTACCCTTCGACGGCGTCATCCTGGCCCACTCCAACGAATCGGAATGGCAGACTTTCCGCAACAACAAGCACAATGAGGCGTTTCTGGACCGGGTCTACATCGTGAAGGTGCCCTACTGTGTCCGGGTTACCGAAGAGATCGAGATCTACAAGAAGCTATTGAAGAACAGCTCCCTGTCCGGTGCCCCCTGCGCCCCCGATACCCTCGACATGCTGGCCCAGTTCTCAGTGCTGTCGCGCATCAAGGAACCGGAAAACTCCAGTATCTTCTCGAAGATGCGCGTATACGACGGCCAGAACATCAAGGATACCGACCCCAAGGCCAAGTCGATTCAGGAATATAGGGATTCCGCCGGCGTAAACGAGGGCATGGACGGCCTGTCCACCCGCTTCGCGTTCAAGATCCTGTCAAAAGTGTTCAACTTTGATACCGCGGAAGTGGCGGCCAACCCCGTCCACCTGCTGTATGTGATTGAAAAACAGATCGAACAGGAGCAATACACGCCCGAGGTTCAGGAGCGCTACCTGCGCTTCATCAAGGAATTCCTGGCACCGCACTACGTCCAGTTCATTGGCAAGGAAATCCAGACCGCCTACCTGGAGAGCTACAGCGAATACGGCCAGAACCTGTTCGATCGCTACGTCACCTATGCCGACTTCTGGATTCAGGACCAGGAATACCGGGATCCCGAAACCGGCGAGATTCTCGACCGCTCATCCATCAACGATGAGCTGGAGAAAATCGAGAAACCGGCGGGCATCAGCAATCCGAAAGACTTCCGCAACGAGGTGGTCAATTTTGTCCTGCGGGCGCGGGCCAACAACCAGGGCCGCAACCCGTCCTGGCTCAGTTACGAGAAGCTGCGCAGCGTGATCGAGAAGAAAATGTTCTCGAACACAGAGGATCTGCTGCCGGTTATTTCCTTCAACCCGAAAGCCAGTCAGGAAGATCAGAAGAAGCACAAGCAGTTCGTCGAGCGAATGGTCGATCGAGGCTACACGGAGAAACAGGTTCGCCTGCTTGCAGAGTGGTACCTGCGGGTTCGTAAGTCTCACTAA
- a CDS encoding D-2-hydroxyacid dehydrogenase has product MKAVFLDANTLGNDVDLAPIERITGDLVKHGKTAPDEVVGRIHGFDTVIVNKVVLTREHFEACPDLTTIAVVATGINNIDKDAARDHGIRVLNVTNYGRSTVAQHTMALILALATRLLDYDRDVRAGRWGKSDMFCLMDHPIMELEGRTLGVLGYGDLGQGVIKRAEAFGMKVLLGARPGQSASEVDGYPRLPLDELLPQVDVLSLHCLLTDDTRNLIGARELKMMKNDALLINTSRGGLVDEQALADALRSGEVGGAGFDVLTEEPPRNGNPLLAGDIPNLIVTPHSAWASREARQRIVDITARNLVSVD; this is encoded by the coding sequence ATGAAAGCAGTATTCCTCGATGCCAATACACTGGGCAACGATGTTGATCTCGCTCCCATTGAGCGTATCACCGGAGATCTGGTTAAACACGGTAAAACGGCGCCGGATGAGGTCGTTGGCCGCATTCACGGCTTCGATACGGTGATCGTCAACAAGGTGGTGCTCACGCGAGAGCATTTCGAAGCCTGCCCTGACCTGACCACCATTGCGGTCGTGGCCACCGGGATTAACAACATCGATAAAGACGCAGCTCGCGATCATGGTATCCGGGTGCTGAACGTGACGAATTACGGCCGCTCAACGGTCGCCCAGCACACCATGGCGTTGATTCTGGCCCTTGCCACCCGGTTGCTGGATTACGATCGCGATGTGCGCGCCGGTCGCTGGGGCAAGAGCGACATGTTCTGCCTGATGGACCATCCGATCATGGAACTTGAGGGCCGTACACTGGGCGTTCTGGGTTATGGTGATTTGGGCCAGGGGGTCATTAAGAGGGCCGAAGCCTTTGGAATGAAAGTCCTGTTGGGCGCACGGCCGGGCCAGTCGGCCTCGGAGGTGGATGGCTACCCGCGCCTGCCCCTGGACGAACTGCTGCCACAGGTGGATGTGCTGTCACTCCACTGCCTGCTCACCGACGACACCCGTAACCTGATCGGTGCCCGTGAGTTAAAGATGATGAAAAACGACGCGCTGCTGATCAACACCAGCCGCGGCGGACTGGTGGACGAGCAGGCGTTGGCGGATGCCCTGAGATCGGGCGAAGTCGGTGGCGCCGGTTTTGATGTCTTGACAGAAGAGCCGCCCCGAAACGGTAACCCGTTACTGGCAGGCGATATTCCCAACCTGATCGTGACCCCACATTCGGCATGGGCAAGTCGCGAAGCTCGACAGAGAATTGTCGATATTACGGCGCGAAATCTCGTCTCCGTGGACTGA
- a CDS encoding HDOD domain-containing protein: MPGFLSWITSLFSSPQPPTPVLPEARLINPAKEQTNDDDLENGLELTRKLEENLFCWLLDAKPSALNGESSPAPEILAELEHRLNEDQLDELPRQPLSLPMLLRALTDESTARQRVTEIILRDPGLTDQLLQVANSPFFRHGDKIIESIDQAVFLLGIDGIRNVVSAAVMRPMMAARNSGEALFAKRVWRWGLSCARASEQIAKLHNADTSAHFMAGLLPALAYITLFRELQRICRAHQNSAPPPALIRQAMTRYQWSTSQLLAKAWNLPPRFSALLLAAERPAPRQDHTPLNDGIIIGTREVLHHANQRNLVEDDLPKVVQLNPQQIKLVRESLLAMLRDEGRSPARL; the protein is encoded by the coding sequence ATGCCAGGCTTTCTATCCTGGATTACGAGTTTATTCTCATCGCCACAACCGCCAACACCGGTGTTACCGGAAGCACGGCTGATCAACCCAGCCAAAGAGCAAACGAACGACGACGACCTCGAGAACGGGCTAGAACTGACCCGCAAGCTGGAGGAAAATCTGTTTTGCTGGCTGCTGGATGCCAAACCCTCTGCACTAAACGGAGAGTCTTCGCCTGCTCCTGAGATTCTGGCCGAACTGGAACATCGCCTGAATGAAGACCAGCTGGACGAGCTGCCCCGGCAACCGCTAAGCCTCCCGATGTTGCTAAGAGCCCTGACCGATGAGTCCACCGCCCGTCAGCGTGTGACCGAGATTATCCTCAGGGATCCGGGACTGACTGATCAGTTGCTGCAGGTTGCCAACAGTCCCTTTTTCCGCCACGGCGACAAAATCATCGAGTCGATTGACCAAGCGGTTTTTCTACTTGGTATCGATGGTATCCGGAATGTGGTGTCTGCGGCTGTGATGCGCCCAATGATGGCAGCACGTAACAGTGGCGAAGCACTGTTCGCCAAGCGGGTCTGGCGCTGGGGCCTCTCCTGCGCACGGGCCTCCGAACAGATTGCCAAGCTCCATAACGCCGACACCAGTGCCCACTTCATGGCAGGGCTTCTGCCGGCCCTGGCCTACATCACCCTGTTCAGGGAGTTGCAGCGGATCTGCCGTGCGCATCAGAACAGCGCCCCGCCCCCCGCACTGATCCGGCAGGCCATGACCCGTTATCAGTGGTCCACCAGCCAGCTGCTGGCCAAGGCCTGGAATCTTCCTCCGAGGTTCAGCGCGCTGTTGCTGGCAGCAGAACGTCCGGCCCCAAGACAGGACCACACGCCGCTAAACGACGGCATCATCATCGGCACCCGAGAGGTGCTTCACCACGCCAACCAGCGCAATTTGGTTGAGGACGACCTGCCCAAGGTGGTGCAACTTAACCCACAGCAAATCAAACTGGTTCGGGAATCGTTGCTGGCCATGCTGCGTGATGAGGGGCGCTCACCCGCCCGACTGTGA
- a CDS encoding YeaH/YhbH family protein has protein sequence MGMTHVVDRRLNGKNKSAVNRERFLRRYRHHIKKAVADAVQRRSITDIERGESVSIPSQDIEEPIFHHGQGGKREMVHPGNQEFVAGDTIPKPPGGGGGGQGHGKASPDGEGMDEFAFQITQEEFLDFLFDDLELPNLARKKLKDTESFKYVRSGFTTEGVPAKLDVVRSLRGAHARRLGLGGARKKKIRDLEDQLEALKMAPEDLDPAFSHEDQIQVLEEEIARLKANIRRIPFIDEIDLRYRQHQKHPQPATSAVMFCLMDVSGSMTQMHKDIAKRFFILLYLFLKKNYKKIEVVFIRHHTSAKEVDEEEFFYSRETGGTIVSSALKLMKKIVESRYPPSEWNIYAAQASDGDNWNDDSPVCSKILAEGILPLVQYYAYTEITPQDHQMLWYEYEKIMERFPNSFAMQQIADPGEIYPVFRQLFERKAA, from the coding sequence ATGGGTATGACCCACGTCGTCGACCGGCGACTGAACGGCAAGAACAAAAGCGCGGTGAACCGGGAACGGTTCCTGCGCCGGTACCGCCACCACATCAAGAAAGCCGTGGCCGATGCTGTGCAACGGCGCTCGATCACCGACATTGAGCGGGGCGAGAGCGTCAGCATTCCAAGCCAGGATATCGAGGAGCCCATTTTCCATCATGGCCAGGGTGGCAAACGCGAGATGGTCCACCCGGGCAACCAGGAGTTTGTCGCCGGCGACACCATCCCCAAGCCGCCCGGCGGCGGTGGCGGCGGGCAGGGGCACGGCAAAGCCAGCCCAGATGGCGAGGGCATGGATGAATTCGCCTTCCAGATCACCCAGGAGGAGTTTCTCGACTTTCTGTTCGACGACCTCGAACTGCCCAACCTGGCCCGCAAGAAACTGAAAGACACCGAATCCTTCAAGTACGTCCGCTCCGGCTTCACCACCGAAGGTGTCCCGGCCAAACTCGATGTGGTGCGCTCGCTCCGGGGTGCTCATGCCCGACGGCTGGGTCTGGGTGGCGCCCGTAAGAAAAAGATTCGCGATCTGGAAGACCAGCTTGAGGCGCTGAAAATGGCGCCCGAGGATCTGGACCCGGCCTTCAGCCACGAAGACCAGATCCAGGTCCTGGAGGAGGAGATCGCCCGCCTGAAAGCCAACATCCGGCGCATTCCGTTCATCGACGAAATTGACTTGCGCTACCGCCAGCATCAGAAACACCCGCAGCCGGCCACCAGTGCCGTCATGTTCTGCCTGATGGATGTATCGGGCTCGATGACCCAGATGCACAAGGACATTGCCAAGCGCTTTTTCATCCTGCTGTACCTGTTCCTGAAGAAGAACTACAAGAAGATCGAAGTGGTGTTCATCCGACACCACACCAGTGCCAAAGAGGTGGACGAAGAGGAGTTCTTCTATTCCAGGGAAACTGGCGGCACCATCGTCTCCAGCGCCCTGAAGCTGATGAAGAAGATTGTTGAATCCCGGTACCCGCCATCAGAGTGGAACATTTACGCGGCCCAGGCCTCGGACGGCGACAACTGGAACGACGACTCACCAGTGTGCAGCAAGATCCTGGCCGAGGGCATCCTGCCCCTGGTGCAGTATTACGCCTACACCGAGATCACGCCCCAGGATCACCAGATGCTGTGGTACGAGTACGAAAAAATCATGGAGCGCTTCCCCAATAGCTTCGCCATGCAACAGATCGCCGATCCGGGCGAGATCTATCCGGTATTCCGCCAGCTGTTTGAGAGGAAAGCCGCATGA
- the tmpT gene encoding thiopurine S-methyltransferase has product MDHEFWHERWAKKEIGFHEGTVNQYLYDHWPELAGKAASAVFVPLCGKAHDMWWLHDRGHPVIGVELSEVACKDFFEEGGEKAKVHPGEPFITFKHNNLELWCGDFFQLVPADLKHTRLVYDRAALIALPPHMRKSYVEHLTAIIPDDTKILLITLDYDTEIKGPPFNVSDDEVMELYSADYTVEHIVTNTLAKDHPFTKRKGLAGATESVFRLTKK; this is encoded by the coding sequence ATGGATCATGAGTTCTGGCACGAACGCTGGGCCAAAAAGGAAATCGGCTTTCACGAGGGCACCGTTAACCAGTACCTCTACGACCACTGGCCGGAACTGGCCGGCAAAGCCGCCAGCGCCGTTTTTGTCCCCCTGTGCGGTAAAGCCCACGACATGTGGTGGCTGCACGACCGTGGTCATCCGGTGATCGGCGTCGAGCTGAGCGAAGTCGCCTGCAAAGACTTCTTCGAAGAAGGCGGCGAAAAAGCCAAGGTCCATCCGGGCGAACCCTTCATTACCTTCAAGCACAACAATCTGGAGCTCTGGTGCGGCGACTTTTTCCAGCTGGTTCCGGCCGACCTGAAACACACCCGCCTGGTTTATGACCGGGCCGCTCTGATCGCCCTGCCACCCCACATGCGCAAGAGCTACGTGGAGCACCTGACCGCGATCATCCCGGATGACACCAAGATACTGCTGATCACCCTAGACTACGACACCGAAATCAAAGGCCCGCCATTTAACGTCAGCGATGACGAAGTGATGGAACTCTATTCGGCGGACTACACCGTCGAACACATCGTCACCAACACCCTGGCCAAAGACCACCCGTTCACCAAACGCAAAGGCCTGGCCGGTGCCACCGAAAGCGTGTTCCGCCTGACGAAGAAGTAA